In one Pangasianodon hypophthalmus isolate fPanHyp1 chromosome 22, fPanHyp1.pri, whole genome shotgun sequence genomic region, the following are encoded:
- the LOC113532858 gene encoding protein argonaute-3 isoform X1: MEIGTSGVVGAQSLFSMPRRPGYGTMGKPIKLLANCFQVEIPKMDVYLYEVDIKPEKCPRRVNREVVDSMVQHFKVTIFGDRRPVYDGKRSLYTANPLPVAPTGVDLDVTLPGEGGKDRPFKVTIKFVSLVSWHLLHEVLTGRSMPEPLELDKPISTNPVHAVDVVLRHLPSMKYTPVGRSFFSAPEGYDHPLGGGREVWFGFHQSVRPAMWKMMLNIDVSATAFYKAQPVIQFMCEVLDIHNIDEQPRPLTDSHRVKFTKEIKGLKVEVTHCGTMRRKYRVCNVTRRPASHQTFPLQLENGQTVERTVAQYFREKYNLQLKYPHLPCLQVGQEQKHTYLPLEVCNIVAGQRCIKKLTDNQTSTMIKATARSAPDRQEEISRLVRSANYEADPFVQEFQFKVRDEMAHVTGRVLPAPMLQYGGRVSSENFLNRTVATPSHGVWDMRGKQFHTGVEIKMWAIACFATQRQCREEILKGFTDQLRKISKDAGMPIQGQPCFCKYAQGADSVEPMFRHLKNTYSGLQLIIVILPGKTPVYAEVKRVGDTLLGMATQCVQVKNVVKTSPQTLSNLCLKINVKLGGINNILVPHQRPSVFQQPVIFLGADVTHPPAGDGKKPSIAAVVGSMDAHPSRYCATVRVQRPRQEVIQDLASMVRELLIQFYKSTRYKPTRIIFYRDGVSEGQFRQVLYYELLAIREACISLEKEYQPGITYIVVQKRHHTRLFCADRNERVGRSGNIPAGTTVDTDITHPYEFDFYLCSHAGIQGTSRPSHYHVLWDDNCFTADEFQLLTYQLCHTYVRCTRSVSIPAPAYYAHLVAFRARYHLVDKEHDSAEGSHVSGQSNGRDPQALAKAVQIHHDTLRTMYFA; encoded by the exons GAGTCGTTGGGGCCCAGTCCCTGTTCTCCATGCCCCGGAGGCCTGGCTATGGCACCATGGGGAAGCCCATCAAGCTGCTGGCCAACTGCTTCCAGGTGGAGATCCCCAAGATGGACGTCTACCTCTACGAGGTGGACATTAAACCTGAGAAGTGCCCACGCAGAGTCAACag AGAGGTGGTGGACTCCATGGTGCAGCACTTTAAGGTGACCATCTTCGGGGATCGCCGGCCAGTCTACGATGGAAAGAGAAGCCTTTACACAGCAAACCCACTTCCTGTGGCCCCCACAGGG GTGGATCTGGACGTCACGCTGCCAGGAGAAGGGGGCAAAGACAGGCCATTTAAAGTCACCATTAAGTTTGTGTCGCTGGTCAGTTGGCACCTGCTGCATGAGGTACTGACTGGACGCAGCATGCCCGAGCCCCTTGAGCTGGACAAGCCCATCAGCACCAACCCGGTGCATGCCGTGGACGTGGTGCTCAGACACCTGCCCTCCATGAA ATACACTCCAGTGGGCCGCTCGTTCTTCTCCGCTCCGGAGGGCTATGACCATCCTctgggaggaggaagagaggtcTGGTTCGGCTTCCATCAGTCCGTTCGACCCGCTATGTGGAAGATGATGCTCAACATTGATG TGTCAGCCACGGCCTTTTACAAAGCACAGCCAGTCATCCAGTTCATGTGTGAGGTCCTGGACATCCACAACATTGACGAGCAGCCCCGCCCCCTCACCGATTCGCACCGAGTCAAGTTCACCAAAGAAATCAAAG GTCTTAAGGTGGAGGTGACGCACTGTGGAACCATGCGGAGGAAGTACCGAGTGTGTAATGTGACTCGCCGACCTGCCAGCCATCAAAC GTTCCCCTTGCAGTTGGAAAATGGACAAACGGTGGAAAGGACTGTTGCTCAGTATTTTCGAGAAAAGTACAACCTGCAGCTGAAGTACCCACACCTGCCGTGTCTGCAGGTCGGCCAGGAGCAGAAACACACCTACCTGCCCCTGGAG gtGTGTAACATCGTAGCAGGGCAGCGATGCATCAAGAAACTGACTGATAATCAGACGTCCACTATGATCAAAGCCACAGCGCGCTCAGCACCGGACCGACAGGAGGAGATCAGCAGACTG GTACGCAGTGCCAACTATGAGGCCGATCCGTTTGTGCAGGAGTTCCAGTTCAAGGTTCGGGACGAGATGGCTCACGTGACGGGCCGTGTGTTGCCCGCGCCCATGCTGCAGTACGGGGGCAGGGTGAGCTCAGAGAACTTTCTG AACCGGACCGTGGCCACGCCCAGTCACGGTGTGTGGGACATGCGGGGAAAGCAGTTTCACACTGGTGTAGAGATCAAGATGTGGGCCATCGCATGCTTTGCCACACAGAGGCAGTGCCGCGAGGAGATCCTTAA GGGGTTCACAGATCAGCTGCGCAAGATCTCGAAGGATGCCGGGATGCCCATCCAGGGCCAGCCGTGTTTCTGTAAGTATGCGCAGGGAGCCGACAGCGTGGAGCCCATGTTCAGACACCTTAAGAACACCTACTCCGGCCTGCAGCTCATCATCGTCATCCTGCCTGGGAAAACTCCTGTCTATG cGGAGGTGAAGCGTGTAGGAGACACTCTTCTAGGAATGGCCActcagtgtgtgcaggtgaagAACGTGGTGAAGACGTCACCGCAGACGCTCTCCAACCTCTGCCTCAAGATCAACGTCAAACTCGGCGGCATCAACAACATCCTGGTACCACATCAAcg GCCATCAGTGTTCCAGCAGCCTGTGATCTTCCTGGGTGCAGATGTCACACACCCTCCTGCTGGGGACGGGAAAAAGCCGTCCATCGCTGCG GTGGTAGGCAGTATGGATGCCCACCCCAGTCGGTACTGTGCCACTGTGCGGGTGCAGAGGCCGCGGCAGGAAGTGATTCAGGACTTGGCCTCCATGGTACGTGAGCTCCTCATCCAGTTCTATAAGTCCACTCGATACAAACCCACCCGGATCATCTTCTACAGGGACGGAGTGTCCGAGGGCCAGTTCAGACAG GTGCTGTATTATGAACTGCTGGCTATCAGGGAGGCCTGCATTAGCTTGGAGAAAGAGTACCAGCCTGGCATCACCTACATTGTGGTGCAGAAACGCCACCACACCCGCCTGTTCTGCGCTGACCGCAATGAGAGG GTGGGCCGCAGCGGAAACATTCCTGCTGGTACGACTGTCGACACAGACATCACACACCCTTACGAGTTTGACTTTTACCTCTGCAGCCATGCTGGAATACAG GGCACAAGCCGCCCCTCTCACTACCATGTGCTGTGGGACGACAACTGCTTCACAGCCGACGAGTTCCAGCTGCTCACCTACCAGCTGTGCCACACGTATGTGCGCTGCACACGCTCTGTCTCCATCCCCGCACCTGCCTACTACGCCCACCTGGTGGCCTTCCGTGCCCGCTACCACCTGGTGGATAAAGAGCATGACAG TGCCGAGGGAAGCCACGTCTCTGGTCAGAGTAATGGCCGAGACCCCCAGGCTCTGGCCAAAGCTGTGCAGATTCACCATGACACCCTGAGGACCATGTACTTCGCCTGA
- the LOC113532858 gene encoding protein argonaute-3 isoform X2 — MEIGTSGVVGAQSLFSMPRRPGYGTMGKPIKLLANCFQVEIPKMDVYLYEVDIKPEKCPRRVNREVVDSMVQHFKVTIFGDRRPVYDGKRSLYTANPLPVAPTGVDLDVTLPGEGGKDRPFKVTIKFVSLVSWHLLHEVLTGRSMPEPLELDKPISTNPVHAVDVVLRHLPSMKYTPVGRSFFSAPEGYDHPLGGGREVWFGFHQSVRPAMWKMMLNIDVSATAFYKAQPVIQFMCEVLDIHNIDEQPRPLTDSHRVKFTKEIKGLKVEVTHCGTMRRKYRVCNVTRRPASHQTFPLQLENGQTVERTVAQYFREKYNLQLKYPHLPCLQVGQEQKHTYLPLEVCNIVAGQRCIKKLTDNQTSTMIKATARSAPDRQEEISRLVRSANYEADPFVQEFQFKVRDEMAHVTGRVLPAPMLQYGGRNRTVATPSHGVWDMRGKQFHTGVEIKMWAIACFATQRQCREEILKGFTDQLRKISKDAGMPIQGQPCFCKYAQGADSVEPMFRHLKNTYSGLQLIIVILPGKTPVYAEVKRVGDTLLGMATQCVQVKNVVKTSPQTLSNLCLKINVKLGGINNILVPHQRPSVFQQPVIFLGADVTHPPAGDGKKPSIAAVVGSMDAHPSRYCATVRVQRPRQEVIQDLASMVRELLIQFYKSTRYKPTRIIFYRDGVSEGQFRQVLYYELLAIREACISLEKEYQPGITYIVVQKRHHTRLFCADRNERVGRSGNIPAGTTVDTDITHPYEFDFYLCSHAGIQGTSRPSHYHVLWDDNCFTADEFQLLTYQLCHTYVRCTRSVSIPAPAYYAHLVAFRARYHLVDKEHDSAEGSHVSGQSNGRDPQALAKAVQIHHDTLRTMYFA, encoded by the exons GAGTCGTTGGGGCCCAGTCCCTGTTCTCCATGCCCCGGAGGCCTGGCTATGGCACCATGGGGAAGCCCATCAAGCTGCTGGCCAACTGCTTCCAGGTGGAGATCCCCAAGATGGACGTCTACCTCTACGAGGTGGACATTAAACCTGAGAAGTGCCCACGCAGAGTCAACag AGAGGTGGTGGACTCCATGGTGCAGCACTTTAAGGTGACCATCTTCGGGGATCGCCGGCCAGTCTACGATGGAAAGAGAAGCCTTTACACAGCAAACCCACTTCCTGTGGCCCCCACAGGG GTGGATCTGGACGTCACGCTGCCAGGAGAAGGGGGCAAAGACAGGCCATTTAAAGTCACCATTAAGTTTGTGTCGCTGGTCAGTTGGCACCTGCTGCATGAGGTACTGACTGGACGCAGCATGCCCGAGCCCCTTGAGCTGGACAAGCCCATCAGCACCAACCCGGTGCATGCCGTGGACGTGGTGCTCAGACACCTGCCCTCCATGAA ATACACTCCAGTGGGCCGCTCGTTCTTCTCCGCTCCGGAGGGCTATGACCATCCTctgggaggaggaagagaggtcTGGTTCGGCTTCCATCAGTCCGTTCGACCCGCTATGTGGAAGATGATGCTCAACATTGATG TGTCAGCCACGGCCTTTTACAAAGCACAGCCAGTCATCCAGTTCATGTGTGAGGTCCTGGACATCCACAACATTGACGAGCAGCCCCGCCCCCTCACCGATTCGCACCGAGTCAAGTTCACCAAAGAAATCAAAG GTCTTAAGGTGGAGGTGACGCACTGTGGAACCATGCGGAGGAAGTACCGAGTGTGTAATGTGACTCGCCGACCTGCCAGCCATCAAAC GTTCCCCTTGCAGTTGGAAAATGGACAAACGGTGGAAAGGACTGTTGCTCAGTATTTTCGAGAAAAGTACAACCTGCAGCTGAAGTACCCACACCTGCCGTGTCTGCAGGTCGGCCAGGAGCAGAAACACACCTACCTGCCCCTGGAG gtGTGTAACATCGTAGCAGGGCAGCGATGCATCAAGAAACTGACTGATAATCAGACGTCCACTATGATCAAAGCCACAGCGCGCTCAGCACCGGACCGACAGGAGGAGATCAGCAGACTG GTACGCAGTGCCAACTATGAGGCCGATCCGTTTGTGCAGGAGTTCCAGTTCAAGGTTCGGGACGAGATGGCTCACGTGACGGGCCGTGTGTTGCCCGCGCCCATGCTGCAGTACGGGGGCAGG AACCGGACCGTGGCCACGCCCAGTCACGGTGTGTGGGACATGCGGGGAAAGCAGTTTCACACTGGTGTAGAGATCAAGATGTGGGCCATCGCATGCTTTGCCACACAGAGGCAGTGCCGCGAGGAGATCCTTAA GGGGTTCACAGATCAGCTGCGCAAGATCTCGAAGGATGCCGGGATGCCCATCCAGGGCCAGCCGTGTTTCTGTAAGTATGCGCAGGGAGCCGACAGCGTGGAGCCCATGTTCAGACACCTTAAGAACACCTACTCCGGCCTGCAGCTCATCATCGTCATCCTGCCTGGGAAAACTCCTGTCTATG cGGAGGTGAAGCGTGTAGGAGACACTCTTCTAGGAATGGCCActcagtgtgtgcaggtgaagAACGTGGTGAAGACGTCACCGCAGACGCTCTCCAACCTCTGCCTCAAGATCAACGTCAAACTCGGCGGCATCAACAACATCCTGGTACCACATCAAcg GCCATCAGTGTTCCAGCAGCCTGTGATCTTCCTGGGTGCAGATGTCACACACCCTCCTGCTGGGGACGGGAAAAAGCCGTCCATCGCTGCG GTGGTAGGCAGTATGGATGCCCACCCCAGTCGGTACTGTGCCACTGTGCGGGTGCAGAGGCCGCGGCAGGAAGTGATTCAGGACTTGGCCTCCATGGTACGTGAGCTCCTCATCCAGTTCTATAAGTCCACTCGATACAAACCCACCCGGATCATCTTCTACAGGGACGGAGTGTCCGAGGGCCAGTTCAGACAG GTGCTGTATTATGAACTGCTGGCTATCAGGGAGGCCTGCATTAGCTTGGAGAAAGAGTACCAGCCTGGCATCACCTACATTGTGGTGCAGAAACGCCACCACACCCGCCTGTTCTGCGCTGACCGCAATGAGAGG GTGGGCCGCAGCGGAAACATTCCTGCTGGTACGACTGTCGACACAGACATCACACACCCTTACGAGTTTGACTTTTACCTCTGCAGCCATGCTGGAATACAG GGCACAAGCCGCCCCTCTCACTACCATGTGCTGTGGGACGACAACTGCTTCACAGCCGACGAGTTCCAGCTGCTCACCTACCAGCTGTGCCACACGTATGTGCGCTGCACACGCTCTGTCTCCATCCCCGCACCTGCCTACTACGCCCACCTGGTGGCCTTCCGTGCCCGCTACCACCTGGTGGATAAAGAGCATGACAG TGCCGAGGGAAGCCACGTCTCTGGTCAGAGTAATGGCCGAGACCCCCAGGCTCTGGCCAAAGCTGTGCAGATTCACCATGACACCCTGAGGACCATGTACTTCGCCTGA